One region of Sphingomonas abietis genomic DNA includes:
- a CDS encoding DUF2793 domain-containing protein gives MSDATARFALPLLAAGQAQKELFHNEALARADLLLQPTVEAVALNDPPPAPIVGQCWIVGAAPSGAWAGQPQALAGWTEGGWRFVAPRDGMAIWSVADRLLACFDGTAWRIGDIAAGRLTVAGVQVVGRQQSAIPDPAGGTVADSAARDAISAVLAALRSHGLIAD, from the coding sequence ATGTCCGACGCCACCGCCCGCTTTGCCCTGCCGTTGCTCGCCGCCGGGCAGGCGCAGAAGGAATTGTTCCACAACGAGGCGCTCGCCCGTGCCGACCTGCTGCTCCAGCCGACGGTGGAGGCGGTGGCGCTGAACGATCCGCCGCCCGCGCCGATCGTCGGGCAATGCTGGATCGTCGGCGCCGCGCCGAGCGGCGCGTGGGCCGGGCAGCCACAGGCGCTCGCCGGATGGACGGAAGGCGGCTGGCGCTTCGTGGCGCCGCGCGACGGCATGGCGATCTGGTCGGTTGCCGATCGCCTCCTTGCATGCTTTGATGGCACCGCATGGCGGATCGGCGACATCGCCGCCGGCCGGCTGACCGTGGCCGGCGTGCAAGTGGTCGGAAGGCAACAGTCGGCGATCCCCGATCCGGCCGGCGGAACGGTGGCGGACAGCGCGGCGCGCGATGCGATATCCGCCGTGCTCGCGGCCCTTCGCAGCCACGGCCTGATCGCGGATTGA
- a CDS encoding phage tail protein: MGTAVAGQDAPARIAIERQAAGTLNAALTISYYDPALDYQLGSQSARRDVSARRAGTIALPAMIDAATARGIVEARLAREWAGRTIAQIAVPWRHLDLAAGALVTLPGHSGRWRITERRFEAMRLTLTAQRLAGGGGVLPPASAGSGLPQADVPLGPTSLALLDLPSLGDDLAAAPTLLIAAAGVSAGWRRAALSLSLDDGASWQPIGQTARPAIIGQAATVLGPGSTRLRDGVNSVDILLLNDGMALAGSDATAGSATANLALIGDELVQFATAEQVAPRIFRLGGLLRGRRGSEWATVGHAIGDRFVLIDADSLLGWPLPVSAIGRSIRVAATGAGDPAAAEATIMFQARALRPPAPIGLSVTARADGALDVGWTRRSRLGWDWLDAIDAPLAEESERYQLVASRADGQPQTLVATMPALTIEAATLAAIGGDGPVSVAIAQIGTTAASLPPAIFTA; encoded by the coding sequence CTGGGCACCGCCGTCGCCGGCCAGGATGCGCCGGCGCGGATCGCCATCGAGCGCCAGGCGGCCGGCACGCTCAACGCGGCGCTGACGATCAGCTATTATGATCCGGCGCTCGATTATCAGCTGGGATCGCAGAGCGCGCGCCGCGACGTCTCGGCGCGACGGGCCGGCACGATCGCGCTGCCGGCGATGATCGACGCGGCGACCGCGCGGGGGATCGTCGAGGCGCGGCTGGCGCGCGAATGGGCGGGGCGGACGATCGCGCAGATCGCCGTGCCGTGGCGGCATCTCGATCTGGCGGCGGGTGCGCTGGTCACGCTGCCGGGGCACAGCGGGCGCTGGCGGATCACCGAGCGCCGCTTCGAGGCGATGCGGCTGACCCTCACCGCCCAGCGGCTCGCCGGGGGCGGCGGCGTCCTGCCGCCGGCCAGCGCCGGGTCGGGGCTGCCGCAGGCGGACGTGCCGCTCGGGCCGACCAGCCTCGCACTGCTCGACCTGCCGTCGCTGGGTGACGATCTGGCGGCTGCTCCCACGCTGCTGATCGCCGCCGCCGGGGTGTCGGCGGGCTGGCGCCGGGCGGCGCTGAGCCTCAGCCTCGATGACGGCGCCAGCTGGCAGCCGATCGGGCAGACCGCGCGGCCGGCGATCATCGGCCAGGCCGCGACGGTGCTCGGCCCCGGTAGCACGCGGCTGCGCGACGGCGTGAACAGCGTCGATATCCTGCTGCTGAACGACGGCATGGCGCTGGCCGGGAGCGACGCCACCGCCGGATCCGCGACCGCCAACCTCGCGCTGATCGGCGACGAGCTGGTCCAGTTCGCGACCGCCGAGCAGGTCGCCCCCCGGATCTTCCGGCTCGGCGGCCTGCTGCGGGGGCGCCGGGGCAGCGAATGGGCGACGGTGGGCCATGCAATCGGCGATCGCTTCGTGCTGATCGATGCCGACAGCCTGCTCGGCTGGCCCCTCCCGGTCTCGGCGATCGGGCGCAGCATCCGCGTTGCGGCCACCGGCGCGGGAGACCCGGCCGCGGCCGAAGCGACGATCATGTTCCAGGCCCGCGCGCTGCGCCCGCCGGCGCCGATCGGCCTGTCGGTGACGGCGAGGGCGGACGGCGCGCTCGATGTCGGCTGGACCCGCCGGAGCCGGCTGGGCTGGGACTGGCTGGACGCGATCGACGCGCCGCTTGCCGAGGAAAGCGAACGCTACCAGCTGGTCGCGAGCCGGGCCGATGGCCAGCCCCAGACCCTCGTCGCGACCATGCCGGCGCTGACCATCGAGGCCGCCACCCTCGCGGCGATCGGCGGCGACGGGCCGGTGTCGGTGGCGATCGCCCAGATCGGCACGACCGCCGCGTCGCTGCCGCCCGCCATCTTCACCGCCTGA
- a CDS encoding tail tape measure protein: MDETIETLMIGVRADTQAFAQDTAAMQASLQTALGTGADQAATLIENGLARAVRSGKLGFADLEKTALAVLSGIAAQAVKGGLAALFGGGGGSGGSGGGLLSLGSGLLSSLLGAPGRATGGPVSPGRPYLVGERGPEWFVPAAAGSIAAGAAAAPSRDVRVAISINAPAGTEPRSLAQSSRQVARAVRSTPTRWAPPSPARMRRRGSPSSARRPARSTRR, encoded by the coding sequence ATGGATGAGACAATCGAGACGCTGATGATCGGCGTCCGCGCCGACACCCAGGCCTTCGCGCAGGATACGGCGGCGATGCAGGCATCGCTCCAGACCGCGCTCGGCACCGGTGCCGATCAGGCCGCGACACTGATCGAGAACGGGCTCGCCCGCGCGGTGCGTTCCGGCAAGCTCGGCTTCGCCGATCTGGAGAAGACCGCGCTGGCGGTGCTGTCCGGGATCGCCGCGCAGGCGGTGAAGGGCGGCCTCGCCGCGCTGTTCGGTGGCGGCGGCGGATCGGGTGGGAGCGGTGGCGGTCTGCTGTCGCTGGGCAGCGGGTTGCTCTCCTCGCTGCTCGGTGCGCCCGGCCGTGCGACCGGCGGCCCGGTGTCGCCGGGGCGGCCCTACCTGGTCGGCGAGCGCGGGCCGGAATGGTTCGTGCCGGCCGCCGCCGGCAGCATCGCCGCCGGCGCTGCCGCCGCGCCGTCGCGCGACGTGCGCGTCGCGATCAGCATCAACGCGCCGGCCGGCACCGAACCGCGATCGCTCGCCCAATCGAGCCGGCAGGTGGCGCGCGCCGTCCGGTCGACGCCGACGCGCTGGGCACCGCCGTCGCCGGCCAGGATGCGCCGGCGCGGATCGCCATCGAGCGCCAGGCGGCCGGCACGCTCAACGCGGCGCTGA
- a CDS encoding phage tail assembly chaperone, giving the protein METFSGRAVRLAGIAGALAGWRPDDFWRATPAELETVLTALAGPVAEIAPPPAAATIAALKEQFPDG; this is encoded by the coding sequence GTGGAGACATTTTCGGGGCGCGCCGTCCGCCTCGCCGGCATTGCGGGGGCGCTGGCCGGCTGGCGGCCCGACGACTTCTGGCGCGCCACCCCGGCCGAACTCGAAACGGTGCTGACCGCGCTGGCCGGCCCGGTGGCCGAGATCGCGCCGCCGCCCGCCGCCGCGACCATCGCCGCGCTCAAGGAGCAATTCCCCGATGGATGA
- a CDS encoding gene transfer agent family protein, producing MSGAADPAANLAPGVVPNPARGETALTLGGQVLTVRPSFQALVAAEQQVGPLFALVEQAAAGKLTLADTITLVFHCLVGRPDTLTSEGFGEQVVDAGIAVLTPVLRTLLGQIVKGL from the coding sequence GTGAGCGGCGCGGCCGATCCGGCGGCGAACCTGGCGCCCGGTGTGGTCCCCAATCCGGCGCGGGGCGAAACTGCGCTGACCCTCGGCGGGCAGGTGTTGACCGTCCGCCCCAGCTTCCAGGCGCTGGTCGCCGCCGAGCAGCAGGTCGGCCCGCTGTTCGCGCTGGTCGAGCAGGCGGCGGCGGGCAAGCTGACCCTCGCCGACACGATCACGCTGGTCTTCCACTGCCTCGTCGGCCGGCCCGATACGCTGACCAGCGAGGGCTTCGGCGAGCAGGTGGTCGACGCCGGTATCGCGGTGCTGACCCCGGTGCTCCGCACTCTGCTCGGCCAGATCGTCAAGGGCCTGTGA
- a CDS encoding phage tail protein, with protein MLGFLLKVGDGSATPVYATVAGLRTTMLSIAGEQVAITNKDSGGWRELLSGAGTRSVSVAGSGVFTGSAAEARLKANALAGTLDDYRLSFASGETMQGRFLLTKLDYSGDFNGERAYTLALESSGQVVSL; from the coding sequence ATGCTCGGCTTCCTGCTCAAGGTCGGCGACGGCAGCGCCACGCCGGTCTATGCGACGGTGGCCGGCTTGCGCACCACCATGCTCTCGATCGCCGGCGAACAGGTGGCGATTACCAACAAGGATAGCGGCGGCTGGCGCGAGCTGCTGTCCGGCGCCGGCACGCGCAGCGTCTCGGTGGCGGGCAGCGGCGTGTTCACCGGATCGGCGGCGGAGGCGCGGCTGAAGGCCAATGCGCTGGCCGGCACCCTCGACGATTACCGGCTGAGCTTCGCCAGCGGCGAGACGATGCAGGGCCGCTTCCTCCTCACCAAGCTCGATTATTCCGGCGATTTCAACGGCGAGCGCGCCTATACGCTGGCGCTGGAATCCTCCGGCCAGGTGGTGTCGCTGTGA
- a CDS encoding ABC-F family ATP-binding cassette domain-containing protein, which yields MLSYKDITVRLGGRAIIEGASASIPPGARVGFIGRNGAGKSTLMKAIAGMLEADTGSVDMPRGAKFGYLRQDAPGGPTSAFDTVLEADLERAALMSEAETATDPDRLGHIYERLDQIDAYTAPARAGSILKGLGFDDAAQARPMESFSGGWRMRVALASLLFTNPEILLLDEPSNHLDLEAVMWLESFLRAYRGTILLISHERDLLNNVADHILHLDRGQTILYVGGYDAFERQRAERQAQQASAREKQLVQREKLQAFVDRWKAKASKAKQAQSRVKALARMQPIAAVADDPSLSFQFPNPEGLRPPLMTLDRASVGYEAGKPILKNVGLRIDPDDRVALLGRNGNGKSTLAKLIAGELATMDGAMNTASKMSVGYFTQYQVEELDPDDTPVDHMGRMMKGATPGAVRNQLGRFGFSGDKAVTKTGKLSGGERARLALALVTHDAPHLLILDEPTNHLDVDTREALVQALAEYSGAVVVVSHDRHMLEMVADRLLLVADGAVTEYDGTIDDYAKMITSGGSGEAKAEGSGTRKEDRKAAAERREATAGIRKKVKEAEAEIARLAKIMAEIDEALAGKPTPALKLMTMGQLMKRRGDVEKLQGAIEIEWMEASQALEGAE from the coding sequence ATGCTTTCCTACAAGGACATCACCGTTCGCCTCGGCGGACGCGCCATCATCGAGGGCGCCAGCGCGTCGATCCCGCCGGGCGCGCGCGTCGGCTTCATCGGCCGCAACGGCGCCGGCAAGTCGACGCTGATGAAGGCGATCGCCGGGATGCTGGAGGCCGACACCGGATCGGTCGACATGCCGCGCGGCGCCAAGTTCGGCTATCTGCGGCAGGATGCGCCGGGCGGGCCGACCTCCGCCTTCGATACGGTGCTGGAGGCCGATCTCGAACGCGCCGCGCTGATGAGCGAGGCGGAGACCGCGACCGACCCCGATCGGCTCGGCCACATCTACGAGCGGCTCGACCAGATCGACGCCTATACCGCGCCGGCGCGCGCTGGCTCGATCCTCAAGGGCCTCGGCTTCGACGATGCGGCGCAGGCGCGGCCGATGGAGAGCTTTTCGGGCGGCTGGCGGATGCGCGTGGCGCTGGCCTCGCTGCTGTTCACCAACCCCGAGATCCTGCTGCTCGACGAGCCGTCGAACCATCTCGATCTCGAAGCGGTGATGTGGCTGGAAAGCTTCCTGCGCGCCTATCGCGGCACCATCCTGCTGATCAGCCATGAGCGCGATCTGCTCAACAATGTGGCCGATCACATCCTCCATCTCGATCGCGGCCAGACCATCCTCTATGTCGGCGGCTACGATGCCTTCGAGCGCCAGCGCGCCGAGCGGCAGGCGCAGCAGGCGTCCGCGCGCGAGAAGCAGCTCGTCCAGCGCGAGAAGTTGCAGGCCTTCGTCGATCGCTGGAAGGCCAAGGCGTCCAAGGCCAAGCAGGCGCAGAGCCGGGTCAAGGCGCTCGCCCGGATGCAGCCGATCGCGGCGGTGGCGGACGATCCCTCGCTCAGCTTCCAGTTCCCCAACCCGGAAGGGCTGCGGCCGCCGCTGATGACGCTCGATCGCGCCTCGGTCGGCTATGAGGCGGGCAAGCCGATCCTCAAGAATGTCGGGCTGCGGATCGATCCCGACGACCGGGTGGCGCTGCTCGGCCGCAACGGCAACGGCAAGTCGACGCTGGCCAAGCTGATCGCCGGCGAGCTGGCGACGATGGACGGCGCGATGAACACCGCCTCCAAGATGTCGGTCGGCTATTTCACCCAATATCAGGTCGAGGAGCTCGACCCGGACGATACCCCGGTCGACCATATGGGCCGGATGATGAAGGGCGCGACGCCGGGCGCGGTGCGCAACCAGCTCGGCCGCTTCGGCTTCTCGGGCGACAAGGCGGTGACCAAGACCGGCAAGCTGTCGGGCGGCGAGCGCGCGCGCCTGGCGCTGGCGCTGGTGACGCATGACGCGCCGCATTTGCTGATCCTCGACGAGCCGACCAACCATCTCGACGTCGACACCCGCGAGGCGCTGGTCCAGGCGCTGGCCGAATATAGCGGCGCGGTGGTGGTGGTCAGCCATGACCGCCACATGCTGGAGATGGTCGCCGATCGGCTGCTGCTGGTCGCCGATGGTGCCGTCACCGAATATGACGGCACCATCGACGATTATGCCAAGATGATCACGTCGGGCGGCAGCGGCGAGGCCAAGGCGGAGGGCAGCGGCACCCGCAAGGAGGATCGCAAGGCGGCGGCCGAGCGCCGCGAGGCGACCGCCGGCATCCGCAAGAAGGTGAAGGAGGCCGAGGCCGAGATTGCCCGGCTCGCCAAGATCATGGCCGAGATCGACGAGGCGCTGGCCGGCAAGCCGACCCCCGCGCTCAAGCTGATGACGATGGGCCAGCTGATGAAGCGCCGCGGCGACGTCGAGAAGTTGCAGGGCGCGATCGAGATCGAGTGGATGGAAGCCAGCCAGGCGCTGGAAGGCGCGGAGTAA
- a CDS encoding SDR family NAD(P)-dependent oxidoreductase, which yields MPELSNRIALVTGASRGLGRATALRLAEEGARVIVHYSASRDAADAVVGDIRAKGGQAEAIGADLAAPDGAHRLAEAVRALGIERLDVLVNNAGIAEMAPIAEQTIESFDRHFAVNVRAPFFLVQQLLPILGEGSSVILLSSVVARAAFDGSAIYSATKGAVEVLTRNLAKELGPRGIRVNAIAPGAIDTDMAQVFLGSEEGRAFIKGLQALQRIGQPDDIADPVVFLASDRSRWIDGRSIEVSGGANL from the coding sequence ATGCCCGAACTGTCGAACCGTATCGCCCTCGTGACCGGCGCCTCGCGCGGGCTCGGGCGTGCCACCGCCCTCCGCCTCGCCGAGGAGGGGGCGCGCGTCATCGTCCATTACAGCGCCAGCCGTGACGCAGCCGACGCCGTCGTCGGGGATATCCGCGCCAAGGGCGGGCAGGCCGAGGCGATCGGCGCCGACCTCGCCGCGCCCGACGGTGCCCACCGCCTCGCCGAAGCCGTCCGCGCGCTGGGCATCGAGCGACTGGACGTGCTGGTCAACAATGCCGGCATCGCCGAGATGGCGCCGATCGCGGAGCAGACGATCGAGTCGTTCGATCGCCATTTCGCGGTCAACGTCCGCGCGCCCTTCTTCCTCGTCCAGCAGCTGTTGCCCATCCTCGGCGAAGGCAGCAGCGTGATCCTGCTGTCCTCGGTCGTCGCGCGGGCCGCGTTCGACGGCAGCGCGATCTATTCGGCGACCAAGGGCGCGGTCGAGGTGCTGACCCGCAATCTCGCCAAGGAGCTCGGGCCGCGCGGCATCCGGGTCAACGCGATCGCGCCGGGCGCGATCGACACCGACATGGCGCAGGTCTTCCTCGGCAGCGAGGAGGGGCGCGCGTTCATCAAGGGCCTCCAGGCGCTCCAGCGCATCGGCCAGCCGGACGACATCGCCGATCCGGTGGTGTTCCTCGCCTCCGATCGCTCGCGCTGGATCGACGGCCGCTCGATCGAGGTCAGCGGCGGCGCCAACCTCTGA
- a CDS encoding DUF2501 domain-containing protein encodes MTHRLPILAIAFSLCVGAPASAQLSGLGSLGGGALGGSLGGSLGGLSGLGGGAGLLSGGVSSIGAGNAAGLLGYCVKRKLLGGGDAASVLGRLTGQKGVTGSKGYAAGQDGQIVTQNGAFSLDGVKDKVKGKVCNMVLDHAQSFLPH; translated from the coding sequence ATGACCCATCGCCTGCCGATCCTCGCTATCGCCTTCAGCCTCTGTGTCGGGGCGCCGGCCTCGGCGCAGCTGTCCGGCCTGGGTTCGCTGGGCGGCGGCGCGCTGGGCGGCTCGTTGGGCGGCTCGTTGGGCGGATTGTCGGGCTTGGGCGGGGGCGCCGGCCTGCTGTCGGGCGGCGTGTCCTCGATCGGCGCGGGCAATGCGGCCGGGCTGCTCGGCTATTGCGTGAAGCGCAAGCTGCTCGGCGGCGGCGATGCCGCTTCCGTGCTCGGGCGGCTGACCGGGCAGAAGGGCGTCACCGGCTCGAAGGGTTATGCCGCCGGGCAGGACGGGCAGATCGTCACCCAGAACGGCGCCTTCTCGCTCGATGGCGTCAAGGACAAGGTGAAGGGCAAGGTCTGCAACATGGTGCTCGATCACGCGCAGAGCTTCCTGCCGCACTAG
- a CDS encoding AMP nucleosidase, producing MHSRIEDIPAILDALIERHEASVSNLRGAIAAYLRQGTPPDAAARGQGRFAYPELRVDYEADGPIPRFTRAFARLNQSGSYATSITRPRMFRRYLEDQLTLLVRDYKVRVSVGLSDQEIPYPYVLDGSDELSLDGALATDLARHFPSVRLPDIGDEVADGLFAFEQDPTRPLSLFEGPRVDFSLARLKHYSGTPAEDFRPYILFTNYIRYVDEFVAWALAELRKPDSPYEALSVAGQVLVTRETPDAERAIADAPWRKVQMPAYHLIGPNGAGVTLVNIGVGPSNAKTICDHLAVLRPEAWLMIGHCGGLRPSQTIGDYVLAHAYLRDDHVLDDVLPVEIPIPPIAEVQQALFHAAERVSGESGEELKQRLRTGTVVTTDDRNWELRYTLSALRFNQSRAVAIDMESATIAAQGYRFRVPYGTLLCVSDKPIHGEIKLPGQANRFYERAISQHLRIGLETIELLRAEGGKLHSRKLRSFDEPPFR from the coding sequence ATGCACAGCCGTATCGAAGACATTCCCGCCATCCTCGACGCGCTGATCGAGCGCCACGAGGCTTCGGTCAGCAATCTGCGCGGCGCGATCGCCGCCTATCTGCGGCAGGGCACGCCCCCCGATGCCGCGGCTCGCGGGCAGGGCCGCTTCGCCTATCCCGAACTGCGCGTCGATTATGAGGCGGACGGCCCGATCCCGCGCTTCACCCGCGCCTTCGCCCGGCTCAACCAGTCCGGCAGCTACGCCACCTCGATCACGCGGCCGCGCATGTTCCGCCGCTATCTGGAGGATCAGCTGACCCTGCTGGTGCGCGACTATAAGGTCCGCGTCTCGGTCGGCCTGTCGGACCAGGAAATCCCCTATCCCTATGTGCTGGACGGATCGGACGAGCTGTCGCTCGACGGTGCGCTGGCGACCGATCTGGCACGGCATTTCCCGAGCGTGCGGCTGCCCGACATCGGCGACGAAGTGGCGGACGGGCTGTTCGCCTTCGAGCAGGATCCGACTCGCCCGCTGTCGCTGTTCGAGGGGCCGCGCGTCGATTTCTCGCTGGCCCGGCTCAAACATTATAGCGGCACCCCGGCCGAGGATTTTCGGCCCTACATCCTGTTCACCAACTATATCCGCTATGTCGACGAGTTCGTCGCCTGGGCGCTCGCCGAGCTGCGCAAGCCGGACAGCCCCTATGAGGCGCTGTCGGTTGCGGGGCAGGTGCTGGTGACGCGCGAGACGCCGGATGCCGAGCGCGCCATCGCCGATGCGCCGTGGCGCAAGGTGCAGATGCCGGCCTATCATCTGATCGGCCCGAACGGGGCGGGGGTGACCTTGGTCAACATCGGCGTCGGCCCGTCCAACGCCAAGACGATCTGCGATCATCTGGCGGTGCTGCGGCCCGAGGCCTGGCTGATGATTGGCCATTGCGGGGGGCTGCGGCCGAGCCAGACGATCGGCGACTATGTGCTCGCCCACGCCTATCTGCGTGATGATCATGTGCTGGACGACGTGCTGCCGGTGGAGATCCCGATCCCGCCGATCGCCGAGGTGCAGCAGGCGCTGTTCCACGCCGCCGAGCGGGTATCGGGGGAGAGCGGCGAGGAGCTGAAGCAGCGGCTGCGCACCGGCACCGTGGTCACCACCGACGATCGCAACTGGGAGCTGCGCTACACGCTGTCGGCGCTGCGCTTCAACCAGAGCCGGGCCGTCGCGATCGACATGGAGTCGGCCACCATCGCCGCGCAGGGCTATCGCTTCCGCGTGCCCTACGGCACCTTGCTGTGCGTCTCCGACAAGCCGATCCACGGCGAGATCAAGCTGCCGGGGCAGGCCAACCGCTTCTACGAGCGGGCGATCTCGCAGCATCTGCGGATCGGGCTGGAGACGATCGAGCTGCTGCGGGCCGAGGGTGGCAAGCTGCATTCGCGCAAGCTCCGGAGCTTTGACGAACCGCCGTTCCGGTAA
- a CDS encoding DUF6456 domain-containing protein: protein MGGGSGARVRKVETSGDNGRRLLVERALPQDGAVRRSGSVSASTAASTAAAAGRTRLARSVTVNLAESPLGWLRARGLVDARQFEAGERLRGDWTIAGMAPRVTMRWDAGARSTGDGLDPTLAQMSARRRMEAALDAVGPGLRDVLWRIVCAGDGMEATERALGWPARAGRVVLTLALDRLADSYGLR, encoded by the coding sequence ATGGGTGGCGGATCGGGCGCGCGGGTGCGGAAGGTCGAGACGAGCGGCGATAACGGCCGGCGCCTGCTGGTCGAGCGGGCATTGCCGCAGGACGGCGCCGTCCGCCGATCCGGATCGGTTTCGGCGTCGACAGCTGCATCGACAGCTGCAGCGGCGGGACGGACGCGGCTGGCACGCAGCGTCACCGTCAACCTGGCCGAATCGCCGCTGGGCTGGCTTCGCGCCCGCGGGCTGGTCGATGCCCGCCAGTTCGAGGCGGGCGAGCGGCTGCGCGGCGACTGGACGATCGCCGGCATGGCCCCGCGCGTGACGATGCGCTGGGATGCCGGGGCGCGCTCGACCGGCGACGGACTCGATCCGACGCTCGCCCAGATGTCCGCCAGGCGGCGCATGGAGGCGGCACTCGACGCGGTCGGGCCGGGCCTGCGCGATGTGCTGTGGCGGATCGTCTGCGCCGGCGACGGCATGGAGGCGACCGAGCGCGCGCTCGGCTGGCCGGCGCGGGCCGGGCGGGTGGTGCTGACGCTGGCGCTCGATCGGCTGGCGGACAGCTACGGGTTGCGGTGA
- a CDS encoding helix-turn-helix domain-containing protein codes for MITRIRDVRKAKALTLAEVAERCTPPTTAQTIGRLETGTRTVSVGWLNRIADALGVDAADLVQLPDTVDLPVAAILGAAGAVAPRQPLLATPPRPDAGALALIVEAGAGDYRAGDTVWLDRLAPDHFSQALNRDVLLPRPAGRFLFGRLIGRDPGKLHILPLSHGGRQQVIADPPWLGLATRLVRTLA; via the coding sequence TTGATCACCCGTATCCGCGACGTGCGCAAGGCCAAGGCGCTGACGCTGGCCGAAGTGGCCGAACGCTGCACGCCGCCCACCACCGCGCAGACCATCGGCCGCCTGGAAACCGGCACCCGCACCGTCTCGGTCGGCTGGCTGAACCGGATCGCCGACGCGCTGGGGGTCGATGCCGCCGATCTCGTACAGTTGCCGGACACGGTGGACCTGCCGGTTGCGGCGATCCTGGGCGCGGCCGGCGCGGTGGCGCCGCGCCAGCCGCTGCTCGCCACCCCGCCACGCCCGGACGCCGGGGCGCTGGCCTTGATCGTCGAAGCGGGAGCCGGCGATTATCGCGCCGGCGACACCGTGTGGCTCGACCGCCTCGCCCCGGACCATTTCAGCCAGGCGCTCAACCGCGACGTGCTGCTGCCCCGCCCCGCCGGCCGTTTTCTGTTCGGGCGGCTGATCGGACGCGATCCCGGCAAGCTCCACATCCTGCCGCTGAGCCATGGCGGCCGCCAGCAGGTGATCGCCGACCCGCCGTGGCTCGGCCTCGCCACCCGCCTCGTCCGCACGCTCGCCTGA
- a CDS encoding BrnA antitoxin family protein: MTEPKYTQADLDAVSDNPEWTAADFAEAKPFAEAFPELAQSKRGPQRKPTKVSTTIRLSPDVLDRFKAGGPGWQSRIDDALRKAVGLG; the protein is encoded by the coding sequence ATGACCGAACCGAAATACACACAGGCCGATCTCGATGCCGTGTCAGACAATCCCGAATGGACGGCGGCAGATTTCGCCGAGGCGAAGCCCTTCGCCGAAGCGTTCCCCGAACTGGCACAATCGAAGCGGGGGCCGCAGCGGAAGCCGACGAAAGTCAGCACAACAATCCGCCTCTCGCCGGACGTGCTTGACCGCTTCAAGGCAGGCGGACCCGGCTGGCAAAGTCGGATCGATGATGCGCTTCGCAAGGCTGTAGGCTTGGGCTAG
- a CDS encoding BrnT family toxin: MIIVWDEPKREANLAKHGIDFADIGESFFASAIVRPSRAGRFAAFGELNGKIAVIFLALGTEGISIISARPASRKERRLMP, translated from the coding sequence GTGATCATCGTCTGGGATGAACCGAAACGCGAAGCGAACCTTGCCAAGCATGGCATCGATTTCGCTGACATCGGCGAAAGCTTCTTCGCCTCTGCCATCGTCCGTCCTTCGCGCGCAGGCCGCTTCGCAGCCTTCGGGGAACTGAACGGCAAGATTGCGGTGATCTTTCTCGCACTGGGAACCGAGGGTATCTCGATCATCTCGGCCCGGCCCGCCAGCCGGAAGGAAAGGAGGCTGATGCCATGA
- a CDS encoding winged helix DNA-binding protein, whose translation MSPALIDVVTGWLEHGGTRILVDPGDAELAGAVADLVAPPCPWVEDGGASSKRRLAELSEEVGRIARALAALSASDMEQALAEPPHAGAVGNASLVRALIRLRKLRGQHFMPELFADPAWDILLDLAIARIEGRMVAVSSLCIAAAVPATTALRWIAQMTEQALLVRQPDPRDGRRMFIGLSDQASAGMDGYLAAARGVIAVAG comes from the coding sequence GTGAGCCCGGCACTGATCGACGTGGTGACGGGCTGGCTGGAGCATGGCGGCACCCGCATTCTGGTCGACCCCGGAGACGCCGAACTGGCCGGCGCGGTCGCCGACCTGGTCGCGCCACCATGCCCGTGGGTCGAGGATGGCGGCGCCTCCAGCAAGCGCCGCCTCGCCGAACTGAGCGAGGAGGTGGGGCGCATCGCACGCGCACTCGCCGCGCTTTCGGCCAGCGATATGGAGCAGGCTCTGGCGGAGCCGCCCCATGCCGGCGCGGTGGGGAACGCGTCGCTGGTTCGCGCGCTGATTCGCCTGCGGAAATTGCGCGGGCAGCATTTCATGCCCGAATTGTTCGCCGATCCGGCCTGGGATATCCTGCTCGATCTCGCGATCGCGCGGATCGAGGGGCGGATGGTCGCGGTGTCCAGCCTGTGCATCGCGGCGGCAGTGCCGGCGACGACGGCGCTGCGCTGGATCGCCCAGATGACCGAACAGGCGCTGCTCGTCCGCCAGCCGGACCCGCGAGACGGCCGCCGGATGTTCATCGGGCTGAGCGATCAGGCCTCGGCGGGGATGGATGGCTATCTGGCCGCCGCACGCGGTGTGATCGCCGTTGCCGGTTGA